The DNA window ACCAACTGGCCTAACTGAATAACCCCTCCACATTGTCACTCGCCCTCCCGCACTAAGGACGCGGGGGAGCACCTAGAAAGGGAACGACTTTCACATGAACGACATCATCCTCGCCCAGGCAAACGAGACTGTCACCGCTTTCGACGGTCTGCAGTCCATCGGCTACGGCATCGCAACCATCGGCCCTGGTATCGGTATCGGTATGCTCGTCGGCAAGACCGTCGAGGGCATGGCACGTCAGCCGGAGATGGCTGGCCAGCTGCGTACCACCATGTTCCTGGGTATCGCCTTCGTTGAGGCACTTGCCCTCATCGGCCTTGTTGCCGGCTTCCTGTTCTAAGAAGAGCTAGCCAACCTAGCGATAAGAGTCCATTTTTTAGAACAGGAGCAACCAATGACTAACGTCAACGAATTTCTCGTGGCGGCTGAAGGGTCGGAGGACATTCCGTTTACGTCGGAGCCTTCCATTCTCTTCCCCGCTGCGTACGACGTGGTTTGGTCGCTTGTCGTCTTCATCATCGTCTTCTTGCTCTTCTGGAAGTATGTGCTTCCGAAGTTCCAGGAAGTGTTGGCGGAGCGCGAAGACCAAATCAAGGGTGGCATTGAGCGCGCTCAGGCTGCCCAGGCTGAAGCGTCGGCTGCCCTGGAAAAGAACAATGCAGAGCTCGCCGAGGCACGCGCCGAGGCCGCTGCGATCCGTGAAGCTGCCCGTGCAAAGGGCAAGGAGATCGAGGCGGAATCCCGTGAGCGCGCTGAGGCCGAGTCCAAGCGCATTGTAGAAGCTGGAGAGAAGCAGCTTTTGGCTTCCCGTGAGCAGGTCGTTGCCGAGCTGCGTAACGACTTGGGCCAGAACTC is part of the Corynebacterium imitans genome and encodes:
- a CDS encoding ATP synthase F0 subunit C, whose translation is MNDIILAQANETVTAFDGLQSIGYGIATIGPGIGIGMLVGKTVEGMARQPEMAGQLRTTMFLGIAFVEALALIGLVAGFLF
- a CDS encoding F0F1 ATP synthase subunit B, which codes for MTNVNEFLVAAEGSEDIPFTSEPSILFPAAYDVVWSLVVFIIVFLLFWKYVLPKFQEVLAEREDQIKGGIERAQAAQAEASAALEKNNAELAEARAEAAAIREAARAKGKEIEAESRERAEAESKRIVEAGEKQLLASREQVVAELRNDLGQNSINLAERLLGTELSDSTRRSNTIDSFLSELDNVSTRK